A stretch of the Peromyscus leucopus breed LL Stock chromosome 10, UCI_PerLeu_2.1, whole genome shotgun sequence genome encodes the following:
- the Bloc1s4 gene encoding biogenesis of lysosome-related organelles complex 1 subunit 4, with protein sequence MEDRPAGGTLPREASTEEAEPLGAAWSGDSGHVSQSHSSASGPWEDDGPEDAPGRDLPLLRRAALGYASSLLPAPGPRPEVEALDASLEELLARVDEFVGMLDMIRGDSSHVVSEGVPQIHAKAAEMRRIYGRIDKLEAFVRMIGCSVARLEEQVTKAEAELGTFPRAFRRLLHTISVPALFKSAPTGPQRAAYEPPVLFRTEDHFPSCDDRPQL encoded by the coding sequence ATGGAGGACAGACCCGCCGGCGGAACCCTCCCGCGAGAGGCCTCGACTGAGGAGGCTGAGCCGCTGGGTGCTGCGTGGAGCGGGGACAGCGGCCACGTATCGCAGAGCCACAGCAGCGCGTCGGGGCCGTGGGAGGATGACGGCCCCGAGGACGCGCCGGGCCGCGACCTGCCGCTGCTGCGCCGCGCCGCCTTGGGCTACGCCTCCAGCCTGCTGCCCGCCCCGGGCCCGCGGCCCGAGGTGGAGGCCCTGGACGCCAGCCTGGAGGAGCTGCTGGCCAGGGTGGACGAGTTCGTGGGCATGCTGGACATGATTCGCGGAGACTCGTCCCACGTGGTGAGCGAGGGCGTGCCGCAGATTCACGCCAAAGCGGCGGAGATGAGGCGCATCTACGGCCGGATCGACAAGCTGGAGGCCTTCGTGAGGATGATCGGCTGCAGCGTGGCCAGGTTGGAGGAGCAGGTCACCAAGGCCGAAGCCGAGCTGGGGACCTTCCCTCGGGCTTTCCGGAGGCTCTTGCACACCATCAGTGTTCCCGCTCTCTTCAAGTCGGCGCCCACCGGGCCCCAGCGCGCTGCCTACGAGCCGCCGGTCCTGTTTCGGACCGAGGACCACTTCCCCAGCTGCGATGACAGACCGCAGCTCTGA